A section of the Roseomonas marmotae genome encodes:
- the gloA gene encoding lactoylglutathione lyase, whose translation MSSFLHTMIRVGNLDRSVDFYTRLLGMKELRRNDVPDGKYTLAFVGFAPESTGAGVIELTYNYGVEKYEMGTAFGHLAIGVPDIYATCDKLRAEGVKITREPGPVKFGTTVIAFVEDPDGYKIELIERKPG comes from the coding sequence ATGAGCAGCTTCCTGCACACCATGATTCGCGTCGGCAATCTGGACCGCAGCGTGGATTTCTACACGCGCCTGCTGGGCATGAAGGAATTGCGCCGCAACGACGTGCCCGACGGCAAGTATACCCTTGCCTTCGTCGGCTTCGCGCCGGAGAGCACTGGCGCCGGCGTGATTGAGCTGACTTACAACTACGGTGTCGAGAAATACGAGATGGGCACCGCCTTCGGCCACCTCGCCATCGGTGTCCCGGACATCTACGCCACCTGTGACAAGCTCCGCGCCGAAGGCGTGAAGATCACGCGCGAGCCGGGCCCCGTGAAGTTCGGCACCACCGTCATCGCCTTCGTCGAGGATCCGGACGGCTACAAGATCGAGTTGATCGAGCGGAAGCCGGGCTGA
- a CDS encoding acyl-CoA thioesterase, with protein MPKQIPRREDYRHFISVPTRWADQDALQHVNNAVYYMYFDTAVASFLYGTGILDDHDSPVTAVVVETCCRHHSPAFFPEVLSVGLRVAHIGTSSVRYEIGIFRPEQETACAEGHFIHVHVDRREMSQTRPVPEALRVALAPLMVSPAG; from the coding sequence ATGCCGAAGCAGATCCCCCGCCGCGAGGATTACCGCCATTTCATCAGCGTCCCGACACGCTGGGCCGACCAGGACGCCCTGCAGCACGTCAACAACGCTGTCTACTACATGTATTTCGATACGGCGGTGGCCAGCTTCCTGTACGGCACGGGCATCCTGGACGACCATGACTCGCCCGTGACGGCGGTGGTAGTGGAGACCTGCTGCCGCCATCATTCCCCCGCCTTCTTCCCGGAAGTGCTGAGCGTCGGGCTGCGGGTGGCGCATATCGGCACCTCCTCCGTCCGCTACGAGATCGGCATCTTCCGGCCGGAGCAGGAGACTGCTTGCGCCGAGGGACACTTCATCCATGTCCATGTCGACCGGCGGGAGATGAGCCAGACCAGGCCGGTACCCGAGGCGCTCCGGGTCGCGCTGGCACCGCTGATGGTCTCGCCGGCGGGCTGA
- the minC gene encoding septum site-determining protein MinC encodes MSAPAAQPRFEPFRLRGANFNLLVLRLLDARPEVIVPALGDQFRRAPGFLRFAPIVIGLDDLTSPQHEVDFARLVAELRAIQIMPIGTTGGTPEMKALAQSAGLPPLRAAGGAAQEDVSQQAQAAPPPPAPAEPPPEPPPPPGMTRPTMVVDTAVRAGQRIWAQGADLIVTGTVNAGAEVIADGNLHVYGALRGRAIAGGADNMEARVFALHFDPELVSIAGYYAVREGLTEAPIGKPVQVRLIGESMRFDKLG; translated from the coding sequence ATGTCAGCACCCGCCGCCCAGCCCCGCTTCGAGCCCTTCCGGCTGCGGGGCGCTAATTTCAACCTGCTGGTGCTGCGGCTGCTGGATGCGCGGCCCGAGGTGATCGTCCCGGCGCTGGGGGACCAGTTCCGCCGCGCGCCCGGCTTCCTGCGCTTCGCCCCCATCGTGATCGGGCTGGACGACCTGACCTCGCCCCAGCATGAGGTCGATTTCGCCCGGCTGGTGGCGGAGTTGCGCGCCATCCAGATCATGCCGATCGGCACCACCGGCGGCACGCCGGAGATGAAGGCCCTGGCCCAGTCGGCCGGCCTGCCGCCCCTGCGCGCCGCCGGCGGCGCCGCCCAGGAAGACGTGTCGCAGCAGGCCCAGGCCGCCCCGCCGCCTCCTGCCCCGGCCGAGCCGCCGCCCGAGCCGCCGCCGCCGCCTGGCATGACGCGCCCGACCATGGTGGTGGATACCGCCGTGCGCGCCGGCCAGCGCATCTGGGCCCAGGGCGCCGACCTGATCGTGACCGGCACGGTCAATGCTGGCGCCGAGGTGATCGCTGATGGCAATCTTCACGTCTATGGCGCGCTGCGTGGCCGGGCTATCGCGGGGGGAGCGGACAACATGGAAGCACGCGTCTTCGCGCTGCATTTCGATCCCGAACTCGTCTCCATCGCGGGCTACTACGCGGTGCGGGAAGGGTTGACCGAAGCGCCGATCGGCAAGCCTGTCCAGGTGCGGCTGATCGGCGAGAGTATGCGTTTCGACAAGCTGGGCTGA
- the minD gene encoding septum site-determining protein MinD, which produces MAQVIVVTSGKGGVGKTTTSAAFATGLAQSGKKTVVIDFDVGLRNLDLIMGVERRVVFDIVNVINGEARLNQALIRDKRVDTLSILPASQTRDKDALTKEGVKTIIDELSQDFDYILCDSPAGIEKGALLSLYFADQAVIVTNPEVSSVRDSDRILGVLQSKSRRAEEKKEPVKEHLLVTRYDAARVERGEMLKLEDIREILAIPLLGVIPESESVLKASNTGNPVILDEGSNAGSAYSDAVARFLGEDRPHRFIEPEKKSFLSRLFGGRAA; this is translated from the coding sequence ATGGCGCAAGTGATCGTGGTGACATCGGGCAAGGGGGGCGTGGGCAAGACGACCACCTCGGCCGCCTTCGCCACCGGTCTTGCCCAGAGCGGCAAGAAGACTGTCGTCATCGACTTCGACGTGGGCCTGCGCAACCTGGACCTGATCATGGGTGTGGAACGCCGCGTGGTGTTCGACATCGTCAATGTGATCAACGGCGAGGCGCGGCTGAACCAGGCGCTGATCCGTGACAAGCGGGTGGACACCCTCTCCATCCTTCCCGCCAGCCAGACGCGGGACAAGGACGCCCTGACCAAGGAAGGCGTCAAGACCATCATCGATGAACTGTCCCAGGATTTCGACTACATCCTGTGCGACAGTCCCGCCGGCATCGAGAAGGGCGCGCTGCTGTCGCTCTACTTCGCGGATCAGGCCGTGATCGTGACGAATCCCGAGGTTTCCTCGGTCCGCGACTCCGACCGTATCCTGGGCGTGCTGCAGTCCAAGTCGAGGCGCGCCGAGGAAAAGAAGGAGCCGGTGAAGGAGCATCTGCTGGTCACCCGCTACGACGCCGCCCGCGTCGAGAGGGGAGAGATGCTGAAGCTGGAGGATATCCGCGAGATCCTGGCCATCCCCCTGCTGGGCGTGATTCCGGAGAGCGAGAGCGTGCTCAAGGCTTCCAATACCGGCAACCCCGTCATCCTGGACGAGGGTTCGAACGCCGGCAGTGCATATTCGGATGCGGTGGCACGCTTCCTCGGTGAGGATCGTCCCCACCGCTTCATCGAGCCGGAGAAGAAGAGCTTCCTCTCCCGGCTGTTTGGGGGGAGGGCGGCATGA
- the minE gene encoding cell division topological specificity factor MinE: MSWIDIFRGNRKPPASAGAAKERLQIVLAHERISRTGEDFLPKLQKDLLEVISKYVAIDAKAVNVSLDRGGDMSTLAIEVELPGPKVEPRRQAAS, translated from the coding sequence ATGAGTTGGATCGACATCTTCAGAGGCAATCGCAAGCCACCAGCCTCCGCCGGCGCCGCCAAGGAGCGCCTGCAGATTGTCCTGGCGCATGAGCGCATCAGCCGGACGGGAGAGGACTTTCTGCCCAAGCTGCAGAAGGACCTGCTGGAGGTGATCTCCAAGTATGTGGCGATCGATGCCAAGGCTGTGAATGTCTCCCTCGACCGCGGGGGCGACATGTCCACGCTCGCGATAGAAGTGGAACTGCCGGGCCCCAAGGTGGAGCCCCGCCGGCAGGCGGCATCCTGA
- a CDS encoding translocation/assembly module TamB domain-containing protein, which produces MRRALKWVGGILAVLILLPLLLVGGLLLGANTGPGQRAIERLATRLVPGLTIEGLRGPIPGSPGFSRLTMADSKGPWLLVEHGRIDLGLGALLNRELLIERVAADRVALLRLPESSPDEPEPQPEEQGPLIPTLPELPVAIRLRQLDIARIEIPRELVAATQEEAAPGGDFALSAQGDASFVAAALEAQLQLHRLGQPGELTLEAGLDPKSALKLNLRVQEPAGGVLATAIGAPDNPADLSLSLDGPASGAALRAQGSIGEAARFAAQGTVAMNPDRSARIALEGDAAVPTLLPPPAARLEFAIDASQGTAGDLRLARLWLRAPGGEISAEGSMELLTVQGRVAASTALAPLVPEVVGWESIALDGSIANGQDFRLRLTPDGLRLPAPADAALGPAPVVEYAGTISRIDSLTVDGAATRLEGSGTFGEQLDLTLHLSAPEVSRISPQVAGPLDLRATVRGPAANPAVTAHLSSPGLTVSGRRLEAPELEVETPAVMGLAGNARLTAQAEGLPVSLSLRAAAEGDLVRLAEAQGQFGPIDVTADGSFNTTTSLFDGHARLKSENLAPLSALAGQPVAGRLELNATLTPQEERQGIDARLQVQQLQAAGQTIGAELTLRGTDAALDFAANAKLPMASANGRGRFSRGNNGMRFDLAALDVTQGQYGIRLAAPGSILLPPSGAVEIPGLRLTARPAGNITLSGRWGPERADLRLALAALPLSVANLFVPQPQFGGTVVGEARITGPTSAPEVKAVINGTGLTVTAPWSRGWPAATLRMEATRNGAGAIRADASLRAGNLANLTAQASLPQGPATEAPLSASVKGTVDLAPALAPTLGGGANQVNGRIVLDASAGGTLGAPQLGGTVDLANGTVRNPLYGLRLTNITGRLRAQGQQILLERLNARAGQGSINAQGSLEPFAAGIPIDITVTARNAQPLQSELVTLLTDADLRFTGPLQVTPALGGTILLRRAVINIPQQLPGGGVVTLGDVQERGGPNTRSTRPTPRRNAAPPAPALEATPAAPVALDLRVEAPQSILVRGRGLDAEMGGSVHIGGTAANPSPDGTFKLRRGTFQLLERRLTFSYGALVFDGAGLLPSLDFAATSTVQGVMITVTITGQPSAPVIKFTSDPELPQDEVLARLLFGRSVDKLSPFEIAQLAASVAGTAGVLPGSGGGGFFSRLAERLGLDRLGIGSTDDNGTGSASNSTLEAGGYIGQGVYVGVEQGLEGGPRVEVDVELTPRLKLESSTGGEAGQKVGLSYEVEY; this is translated from the coding sequence ATGCGGCGGGCTTTGAAGTGGGTGGGCGGCATCCTGGCCGTCCTGATCCTGTTGCCGTTGCTGCTGGTGGGCGGTCTCCTGCTCGGCGCCAATACCGGGCCGGGGCAGCGGGCCATCGAGCGCCTGGCCACGCGTCTCGTGCCGGGCCTGACCATCGAGGGGCTGCGCGGCCCCATTCCCGGCTCTCCGGGATTCTCCCGCCTCACCATGGCCGATTCCAAAGGCCCGTGGCTGCTGGTGGAACATGGCCGGATCGACCTGGGCCTTGGCGCGCTGCTGAACCGCGAGCTGCTGATCGAGCGTGTCGCCGCCGATCGCGTCGCGCTGCTGCGCCTGCCGGAATCTTCGCCGGACGAGCCGGAGCCGCAGCCCGAAGAGCAGGGCCCGCTGATCCCCACCCTGCCTGAGTTGCCGGTCGCCATCCGCCTGCGGCAGCTCGACATCGCGCGGATCGAGATCCCCCGTGAACTGGTGGCCGCAACGCAGGAGGAGGCCGCTCCTGGCGGCGACTTCGCGCTTTCCGCCCAGGGCGATGCCAGCTTCGTCGCGGCGGCGCTGGAGGCGCAGTTGCAGTTGCACCGCCTGGGCCAGCCGGGCGAGCTGACGCTGGAGGCCGGGCTGGACCCTAAATCCGCCCTGAAGCTGAACCTTCGGGTGCAGGAGCCGGCGGGCGGCGTGCTTGCCACCGCTATCGGCGCGCCGGACAACCCCGCCGACCTCTCGTTGAGCCTGGACGGCCCGGCCAGCGGCGCCGCGCTGCGCGCCCAGGGCAGCATCGGTGAGGCCGCGCGCTTCGCCGCGCAAGGCACCGTGGCGATGAACCCCGATCGTTCCGCGCGGATCGCCCTGGAAGGGGATGCCGCAGTACCCACCCTGCTGCCGCCACCGGCCGCGAGGCTGGAATTCGCGATCGACGCCAGCCAGGGCACGGCCGGGGATCTGCGGCTGGCGCGGCTCTGGCTGCGCGCGCCGGGCGGCGAGATCTCGGCCGAGGGCAGCATGGAGCTGCTGACGGTCCAGGGACGCGTCGCCGCTTCCACCGCCCTGGCTCCGCTGGTGCCGGAGGTGGTGGGCTGGGAGTCCATCGCGCTGGATGGCAGCATCGCCAATGGCCAGGACTTCCGGCTGCGGCTGACCCCTGACGGGCTGCGCCTCCCCGCTCCCGCCGACGCGGCGCTGGGCCCCGCGCCCGTGGTGGAATATGCCGGCACCATCTCCCGCATCGACAGCCTGACCGTCGATGGCGCCGCCACGCGGCTGGAAGGCTCCGGCACCTTCGGCGAGCAGCTGGACCTCACGCTGCATCTCTCGGCGCCCGAGGTTTCCCGCATCTCGCCACAGGTGGCCGGGCCGCTGGACCTGCGCGCCACGGTGCGCGGCCCCGCCGCCAATCCGGCGGTGACGGCGCATCTCTCCAGCCCCGGCCTCACCGTCTCCGGCCGCCGGCTGGAGGCGCCGGAACTGGAAGTGGAGACGCCCGCCGTCATGGGGCTGGCCGGCAACGCGCGGTTGACCGCCCAGGCGGAGGGCCTGCCGGTCAGCCTGTCCCTGCGCGCCGCCGCCGAAGGCGATCTGGTGCGGCTGGCCGAGGCGCAGGGCCAGTTCGGCCCCATCGACGTCACCGCCGATGGCAGCTTCAACACCACCACCAGCCTTTTCGACGGACATGCCCGCCTGAAATCCGAGAACCTGGCGCCGTTGAGCGCGCTGGCCGGGCAGCCCGTGGCGGGGCGGCTGGAGCTGAACGCCACCCTTACGCCGCAGGAGGAGCGCCAGGGCATCGATGCCCGCCTGCAGGTGCAGCAGTTGCAGGCCGCGGGCCAGACCATCGGCGCCGAACTGACCCTGCGCGGCACCGATGCGGCGCTGGATTTCGCCGCCAATGCGAAGCTGCCCATGGCCAGCGCCAACGGCCGCGGCCGCTTCTCGCGCGGCAACAACGGCATGCGCTTCGACCTCGCGGCGCTGGATGTCACGCAGGGGCAGTACGGCATCAGGCTGGCGGCGCCGGGCAGCATCCTGCTGCCGCCCAGCGGCGCCGTGGAGATCCCGGGCCTGCGGCTGACCGCACGGCCAGCCGGCAACATCACCCTCAGCGGCCGCTGGGGGCCGGAGCGCGCCGATCTGCGCCTTGCGCTGGCCGCCCTGCCCCTCTCCGTCGCCAATCTTTTCGTGCCTCAGCCGCAATTCGGCGGCACGGTGGTAGGCGAGGCGCGCATCACGGGCCCGACCTCGGCGCCGGAAGTGAAAGCGGTGATCAACGGCACCGGCCTCACCGTCACGGCCCCGTGGTCGCGTGGCTGGCCTGCCGCGACCCTGCGGATGGAAGCCACCCGCAACGGCGCCGGCGCCATCCGTGCCGATGCCAGCCTGCGCGCGGGCAATCTGGCCAACCTCACCGCCCAGGCCAGCCTGCCCCAGGGCCCCGCCACCGAGGCTCCACTCTCCGCCAGCGTGAAGGGCACGGTCGACCTCGCGCCGGCACTGGCGCCCACGCTGGGCGGTGGCGCCAATCAGGTGAATGGCCGCATCGTGCTGGATGCCAGCGCCGGCGGCACGCTTGGCGCACCCCAGCTGGGCGGCACGGTGGACCTGGCCAACGGCACCGTCCGCAACCCGCTCTATGGGCTGAGGCTGACCAATATCACGGGCAGGCTGCGCGCCCAGGGCCAGCAGATCCTGCTGGAACGGCTGAATGCCCGCGCAGGCCAGGGCAGCATCAACGCGCAAGGCTCCCTGGAGCCATTTGCCGCCGGCATTCCGATCGACATCACCGTCACCGCCCGCAACGCGCAGCCCCTGCAGAGCGAGCTGGTGACGCTGCTGACCGATGCCGACCTTCGCTTCACCGGCCCGTTGCAGGTGACGCCGGCACTGGGCGGCACCATTCTCCTGCGCCGCGCGGTCATCAACATTCCGCAGCAACTGCCCGGCGGCGGCGTGGTGACGCTGGGCGACGTGCAGGAACGCGGCGGCCCCAATACCCGCAGCACCCGCCCCACGCCCCGCCGCAACGCCGCGCCCCCGGCTCCCGCGCTGGAGGCCACGCCCGCGGCCCCGGTCGCACTGGACCTGCGGGTGGAGGCGCCACAATCCATCCTGGTGCGTGGCCGCGGCCTGGATGCCGAGATGGGCGGCAGCGTCCATATCGGCGGCACGGCGGCTAACCCGTCGCCGGACGGCACCTTCAAGCTCCGGCGCGGCACCTTCCAGCTCCTGGAACGCCGGCTGACCTTCAGCTATGGCGCCCTGGTCTTCGATGGCGCCGGCTTGCTGCCGAGCCTGGATTTCGCCGCCACCAGCACGGTCCAGGGGGTCATGATCACCGTCACCATCACCGGCCAGCCCAGTGCGCCGGTGATCAAGTTCACCTCCGACCCTGAACTGCCGCAGGACGAGGTGCTGGCACGGCTGCTCTTCGGCCGGTCGGTCGACAAGCTCTCGCCCTTCGAGATCGCGCAGCTCGCCGCAAGCGTCGCTGGCACGGCGGGCGTGCTGCCGGGTAGCGGCGGCGGCGGCTTCTTCAGCCGGCTGGCGGAGCGGCTGGGGCTGGACCGGCTGGGTATCGGCAGTACCGATGACAATGGCACCGGCAGTGCCTCAAACTCGACGCTGGAGGCCGGCGGCTATATCGGCCAGGGCGTCTATGTCGGGGTCGAGCAGGGCCTGGAAGGCGGGCCCCGCGTGGAGGTGGATGTGGAACTGACGCCCCGGCTGAAGCTGGAAAGCAGCACCGGTGGCGAGGCTGGGCAGAAGGTCGGCCTCTCCTACGAAGTCGAGTACTGA
- a CDS encoding autotransporter assembly complex protein TamA, with amino-acid sequence MRLKYTLLLLGLTAPVFTSFSGPAPGQETPAATPAASTEEAVRSYEVSIPDTGSEALDEALRRASALENLRESVPVDADGLIARAIGDAGNLRDALRSEGYYSGTSSVTLAGEAPDTPGLAQRLAAMPGPVPVVIRVDKGPLYHLAPVIVRAEPPGASLEDAGTVELKAGEPARAQPIIDAQDALVDRLRDTGHPFAAATRRVVVDHDTRLMEVTFRVTPGPVARFGMPVVTGQEGVNDELLANVVRPLRGEIYSQEEMDRTRRNLAALGVFGTVRARAGDRLDEAGTLPVTFTVSGRPRHAIGFSAAYETRYGPTFSTYWEHRNLFGAAERLRVEAEINRLGTGSGTNNAGGRLGVNLRQPWFLGVNQTMTYDVAALRERLKAYDRDAVTASILLERPISDRLSIGAGPLAEISRVTQDDVTTNYQLLGVLGQVRWEDVDSVLNPSRGLRVAALASPIYNFTDSDLFTRTRLQASTYLDLSGNKHTVLALRGVVGSILGAGTGDVPPDKRFYAGGGGSVRGYGYQSIGPRTRSGEPRGGRSLVEASVELRQHITGAWGMAAFVDAGSVGTDSKPNVSNLKYGAGLGVRYLTAIGPLRADIAVPLNKEPGDSGFGLYVGIGQAF; translated from the coding sequence ATGCGCCTCAAATACACCCTCCTCCTCCTTGGCCTCACGGCACCGGTTTTCACCAGTTTCTCCGGCCCCGCGCCGGGGCAGGAGACGCCGGCCGCCACGCCTGCCGCATCGACCGAGGAGGCGGTACGCAGCTACGAGGTCAGTATCCCCGACACCGGCTCCGAGGCGCTGGACGAGGCGCTGCGCCGCGCCTCCGCCCTGGAGAACCTGCGGGAGAGCGTGCCCGTCGATGCCGATGGCCTGATCGCCCGCGCCATCGGCGATGCCGGGAACCTGCGGGACGCCCTGCGGTCCGAGGGCTATTACAGCGGCACCAGCAGCGTCACCCTGGCCGGCGAGGCACCGGACACCCCGGGCCTGGCGCAGCGGCTGGCTGCCATGCCAGGGCCGGTGCCCGTGGTCATCCGGGTGGACAAGGGGCCGCTGTACCACCTGGCCCCCGTGATCGTGCGGGCGGAGCCCCCAGGTGCCTCGCTGGAAGATGCTGGCACCGTGGAGCTGAAGGCGGGCGAGCCCGCCCGCGCGCAGCCCATCATCGATGCCCAGGACGCCCTGGTCGACCGGCTCCGCGATACCGGACATCCCTTCGCCGCCGCCACCCGGCGAGTGGTGGTGGATCATGACACGCGGCTGATGGAGGTGACCTTCCGCGTCACCCCCGGTCCGGTCGCCCGCTTCGGCATGCCGGTGGTCACGGGGCAGGAAGGGGTGAATGACGAATTGCTGGCCAATGTCGTCCGCCCGCTGCGCGGCGAGATCTATAGCCAGGAGGAGATGGACAGGACGCGGCGGAATCTGGCCGCCCTGGGCGTCTTCGGCACCGTGCGCGCCCGCGCTGGGGACCGGCTGGACGAAGCCGGCACCCTGCCCGTTACCTTCACCGTCAGCGGTCGGCCCCGCCACGCCATCGGTTTCAGTGCCGCTTACGAGACGCGCTACGGCCCGACCTTCAGCACCTATTGGGAGCACCGCAACCTCTTCGGCGCCGCCGAGAGGCTGCGGGTCGAGGCGGAGATCAACCGCCTGGGCACCGGCAGCGGCACGAACAATGCCGGCGGCAGGCTGGGGGTGAACCTGAGGCAGCCCTGGTTCCTGGGCGTGAACCAGACCATGACCTATGATGTGGCGGCGCTGCGGGAAAGGCTGAAGGCCTATGACCGCGATGCAGTCACCGCCAGCATCCTGCTGGAACGGCCGATCTCCGACCGCCTGAGCATCGGTGCCGGCCCCCTGGCCGAGATCAGCCGCGTGACCCAGGATGACGTGACCACCAACTATCAGCTGCTCGGCGTACTCGGGCAGGTGCGGTGGGAGGATGTGGACAGCGTGCTGAACCCGAGCCGCGGGCTGCGCGTCGCGGCGCTGGCCAGCCCCATCTACAATTTCACGGATAGCGATCTGTTCACCCGCACCCGCCTGCAGGCCAGCACCTATCTCGACCTGTCCGGCAACAAGCACACCGTCCTGGCGCTGCGCGGCGTGGTGGGCAGCATCCTGGGTGCCGGCACCGGGGATGTCCCGCCGGACAAGCGCTTCTATGCCGGCGGCGGCGGCTCCGTACGCGGCTATGGCTATCAGTCCATCGGCCCCCGCACGCGGAGCGGCGAGCCGCGTGGCGGCCGCTCCTTGGTCGAGGCCAGCGTTGAACTGCGGCAGCATATCACCGGCGCATGGGGCATGGCGGCCTTCGTGGACGCCGGCTCCGTGGGCACCGATTCCAAGCCGAATGTCAGCAACCTCAAATACGGCGCCGGCCTCGGTGTCCGCTACCTGACGGCCATCGGGCCCCTGCGCGCCGATATCGCCGTCCCCCTGAACAAGGAGCCGGGGGATAGCGGCTTCGGCCTCTATGTCGGCATCGGGCAGGCTTTCTGA
- a CDS encoding amidohydrolase, with amino-acid sequence MEPILAETLTRWRRHLHANPGLTLNEGATAAFVVEKLRELGVTDITEGVGGHGVVATLQRPGSNRSVGLRGDMDALPIEEAAADLPWRSTVPGVMHACGHDGHTTALLGAAAVLMRDPDWTGTVRLVFQPAEEGGGGAEAMIRDGLFQRFPMDRIFGWHNWPGLAAGTVAVHDGPVMAAGNRFKIDIEGHAGHAALPHLARDPIVAAGHVIVACQSIVARTLDPLDTGVVSLTTVHGGEAQNQIAARVEIKGSMRYLRKEVGDQIFQGLQRIAEGVTATFGVKAQAILQGGVPVTVNHKAEADMAAEAAGAVTAVRRDIPPAMTGEDFSHFLHHVPGAFVWIGNGPADGGRELHNPHYDFNDAVLPAASGFLAEVARRALAKED; translated from the coding sequence ATGGAACCTATACTTGCCGAAACACTGACGCGTTGGCGCAGGCATCTCCACGCCAACCCAGGTCTGACCTTGAACGAGGGCGCGACCGCAGCCTTCGTCGTTGAAAAACTTCGGGAACTCGGTGTTACCGATATCACGGAGGGCGTCGGCGGCCACGGCGTCGTGGCCACGCTCCAGCGTCCGGGCAGCAACCGCAGCGTCGGCCTGCGCGGCGACATGGACGCGCTGCCGATCGAGGAAGCCGCCGCCGACCTGCCATGGCGCAGCACTGTCCCGGGCGTGATGCATGCCTGCGGCCATGACGGCCATACCACGGCGCTGCTGGGCGCCGCCGCCGTGCTGATGCGCGACCCTGACTGGACCGGCACCGTGCGGCTGGTATTCCAGCCCGCCGAGGAGGGCGGCGGTGGCGCCGAGGCCATGATCCGGGACGGGCTGTTCCAGCGCTTCCCGATGGACCGCATCTTCGGCTGGCACAACTGGCCCGGCCTCGCGGCCGGCACGGTCGCGGTGCATGACGGCCCGGTGATGGCCGCCGGCAACCGCTTCAAGATCGATATCGAGGGGCATGCCGGCCACGCCGCTCTGCCGCATCTGGCGCGCGACCCGATCGTGGCGGCCGGGCATGTCATCGTCGCCTGCCAGTCCATCGTCGCCCGTACGCTGGACCCGCTGGATACCGGCGTGGTCAGCCTGACCACGGTGCATGGCGGCGAGGCACAGAACCAGATCGCCGCCCGCGTCGAGATCAAGGGCAGCATGCGCTATCTGCGGAAGGAAGTGGGCGACCAGATCTTCCAGGGGCTGCAGCGCATCGCGGAAGGCGTCACCGCCACCTTTGGCGTGAAGGCGCAAGCCATCCTCCAGGGCGGCGTGCCCGTGACCGTGAACCACAAGGCGGAGGCCGACATGGCGGCGGAAGCGGCGGGCGCGGTGACGGCGGTGCGGCGCGACATCCCGCCGGCCATGACGGGCGAGGATTTCTCCCACTTCCTGCATCACGTGCCCGGCGCCTTCGTCTGGATCGGCAATGGCCCGGCCGATGGCGGGCGTGAGCTGCACAATCCCCATTACGACTTCAACGACGCCGTGCTGCCGGCGGCCAGCGGCTTCCTGGCCGAGGTCGCGCGGCGGGCCCTGGCGAAGGAGGACTGA
- a CDS encoding YeiH family protein, translated as MPSPQAQAPIAHAGIIGRLRVLMPGLLLCAAVVIAAEILEWVEVALFGRAWLESLVLAILIGTLVRSVWTPPRYFNDGIAFSAKMLLEVAVMLLGASLSLQAILAAGPVLLVGIAVVVALSLAFGYGIGRALGLPPKMSVLVACGNSICGNSAIAAAAPVIGAGAKDVASSIAFTAVLGVAVVLLLPLLIPLLGLTDLQYGVLAGLTVYAVPQVLAATAPVAALSVQVGTLVKLVRVLMLGPIVLGLSLVAGRVGGKKPPLSRLVPWFILGFLALAVLRAMGAVPEFALGPISTVAGILTVVAMAALGLGVDVRMVASAGARVTATVVLSLLALGLAALGLIQLLPET; from the coding sequence ATGCCTTCCCCACAAGCGCAGGCCCCTATTGCCCATGCGGGCATCATCGGCCGCCTCCGCGTTCTGATGCCTGGCCTTCTGCTCTGCGCCGCGGTTGTCATCGCCGCCGAGATCCTGGAGTGGGTCGAGGTCGCGCTTTTCGGCCGGGCCTGGCTGGAGAGCCTGGTGCTGGCCATCCTGATCGGCACGCTGGTGCGGAGCGTCTGGACACCGCCCAGATACTTCAACGACGGGATCGCCTTCAGCGCCAAGATGCTGCTGGAAGTGGCGGTGATGCTGCTGGGCGCCTCGCTCAGCCTGCAGGCCATTCTGGCGGCGGGCCCGGTGCTGCTGGTCGGGATCGCGGTGGTGGTCGCGCTGTCCCTCGCCTTCGGCTACGGCATCGGGCGCGCGCTGGGCCTGCCGCCGAAGATGTCGGTGCTGGTGGCTTGCGGTAATTCGATCTGCGGCAATTCCGCCATCGCCGCCGCCGCGCCCGTGATTGGCGCCGGCGCCAAGGATGTCGCCTCCTCCATCGCCTTCACCGCCGTGCTGGGCGTGGCCGTGGTGCTGCTGCTGCCGCTGCTGATACCGCTGCTGGGGCTGACCGACTTGCAGTATGGCGTGCTGGCCGGGCTGACGGTCTATGCCGTGCCACAGGTCCTGGCCGCCACCGCCCCTGTCGCGGCGCTCAGCGTCCAGGTGGGCACCCTGGTGAAGCTGGTGCGGGTGTTGATGCTGGGGCCGATCGTGCTGGGCCTGTCCCTGGTCGCGGGGCGCGTGGGGGGCAAGAAGCCGCCGCTCTCCCGCCTCGTGCCCTGGTTCATCCTGGGCTTCCTGGCGCTGGCCGTCCTGCGCGCCATGGGCGCGGTGCCGGAATTCGCGCTGGGTCCGATCTCCACCGTCGCAGGGATCCTGACGGTGGTGGCCATGGCGGCCCTGGGCCTGGGCGTCGATGTGCGGATGGTGGCCAGTGCCGGCGCCCGCGTGACAGCGACGGTGGTGCTCTCCCTGCTGGCGCTCGGACTGGCGGCCCTCGGGCTGATCCAGCTGCTGCCGGAGACCTGA